Proteins from a single region of Limosilactobacillus fermentum:
- the dltC gene encoding D-alanine--poly(phosphoribitol) ligase subunit DltC, which yields MIEKIQELLAQATGRDAADFADADENLFDSGLIDSMATVQFLFSLQDEYDITVPVSEFDRDEWNTVNKIADRVKELQA from the coding sequence ATGATTGAAAAGATTCAAGAACTCTTAGCCCAAGCAACTGGCCGTGACGCCGCTGACTTCGCCGATGCCGACGAAAACCTCTTTGACTCCGGTTTGATCGACTCCATGGCCACCGTTCAATTCCTCTTCTCCTTGCAAGACGAATACGACATCACCGTTCCGGTGTCCGAATTTGACCGTGACGAATGGAACACGGTCAACAAGATCGCCGACCGGGTCAAGGAATTACAAGCATAA
- a CDS encoding teichoic acid D-Ala incorporation-associated protein DltX, whose protein sequence is MLKDHPAVAFCLRTLFYFAVLMVLIYMYGYFGAGQAPFIYNEF, encoded by the coding sequence ATGCTGAAGGATCATCCTGCGGTGGCGTTTTGTTTGCGAACGCTTTTTTATTTTGCTGTCTTGATGGTGCTGATCTACATGTACGGCTACTTTGGGGCCGGACAAGCTCCGTTTATCTACAATGAGTTCTAA
- the dltB gene encoding D-alanyl-lipoteichoic acid biosynthesis protein DltB, which produces MLTWIQTLPNYTAYGTPLYFIYLIVAILPLSIGLYFGKRFSWYEALISFIFIFLMFDGTSYKQGLSLIGYLIYQTILVIWYFHYRQQKNSSLVFYVTVALSLLPIVIVKFTPAFVGHNSLLGFLGISYLTFRAAGTIIETRDGVVKELKWWEFIRFMLFMPTLTSGPIDRYRRFAKDYKKVPSREKYLEMLGKAVKYLFIGFLYKFVIDYFFAEQWQPFFERMAMQHAPHLSWWTVGVAYMYTGNLFFDFAGYSLFAVGISYLMGVETPMNFNQPFKSPNIKEFWNRWHMTLSFWFRDYIFMRFVFLATKKRWFKNRNVLSSTAYMLNMMIMGFWHGVTWYYILYGFLHGLALVVNDWWLRYKRKHFKIKTNAFTKGVATFITFNFVVFTLLIFCGFLDKLWFHPFGM; this is translated from the coding sequence ATGTTAACCTGGATTCAAACCCTTCCTAATTACACCGCGTACGGAACGCCGCTTTACTTCATCTACCTGATCGTGGCGATCCTGCCCCTGTCGATCGGACTTTACTTCGGCAAGCGTTTCTCCTGGTACGAAGCCCTGATCTCCTTTATCTTCATCTTCTTGATGTTTGACGGGACCAGTTATAAGCAGGGCCTTTCCCTAATTGGTTACCTGATTTACCAGACCATCTTGGTGATCTGGTACTTCCACTACCGCCAGCAAAAAAACAGCAGCCTGGTCTTTTACGTGACCGTCGCCCTGTCGTTATTGCCGATCGTGATCGTCAAGTTCACCCCGGCCTTCGTTGGTCATAACTCCCTGCTCGGTTTCCTAGGGATTTCTTACCTAACCTTCCGGGCGGCCGGTACGATCATTGAAACCCGTGACGGGGTGGTTAAGGAGCTCAAGTGGTGGGAATTCATCCGCTTCATGCTCTTCATGCCAACCCTGACCTCGGGACCGATCGACCGCTACCGGCGCTTTGCCAAGGATTACAAGAAGGTGCCGAGCCGCGAAAAGTACCTCGAAATGCTGGGCAAGGCCGTTAAGTACCTGTTCATCGGGTTCTTATACAAGTTCGTCATCGACTACTTCTTTGCCGAACAGTGGCAGCCCTTCTTTGAACGGATGGCGATGCAACACGCTCCCCACCTCTCCTGGTGGACGGTCGGGGTCGCCTACATGTACACCGGGAACCTCTTCTTTGACTTCGCCGGTTACTCGCTGTTTGCCGTCGGGATCTCCTATTTGATGGGGGTCGAAACGCCGATGAACTTTAACCAGCCGTTCAAATCGCCCAACATCAAGGAATTCTGGAACCGTTGGCACATGACCCTGTCGTTTTGGTTCCGTGATTACATTTTCATGCGCTTCGTTTTCTTGGCCACCAAGAAACGCTGGTTTAAAAACCGTAACGTCCTCTCGTCGACAGCCTACATGCTCAACATGATGATCATGGGGTTCTGGCACGGGGTCACCTGGTATTACATCCTCTACGGGTTCTTGCACGGGTTGGCCCTGGTCGTCAACGACTGGTGGCTGCGGTACAAGCGCAAGCACTTCAAGATCAAGACCAACGCCTTTACTAAGGGCGTTGCGACCTTTATCACCTTTAACTTTGTTGTTTTCACACTGTTGATCTTCTGTGGTTTCTTAGACAAACTCTGGTTCCACCCGTTCGGGATGTAG
- the dltD gene encoding D-alanyl-lipoteichoic acid biosynthesis protein DltD, producing the protein MSNRKKLWSIFGPLIVAILMVMVVFLLPWKFNNTPAIEQKAADSLSATVFKNRNLKVAALSDKKANYVPFFGSSELARMDLFHPSVMAARYHDYKPFLFGSRGTQSLPQLFNMAMMNKQLKNRKAVYIISPQWFVKQGVSPQAFKYYNGNFADYMWLEQANPKSPYDRYTASRLVILLNDQGFVSSLAYKIASGEALSAADRANLKVRLTFLSHEDQLFSGFFLNNNYGNKIAPQITQLPRQYNYQKLMTMAKQMHAEQSTNNQFGILNPFYSKRLKKSVKNLKGAQKNFTYLQSPEYNDLEVVLKQFQKNNTDVIFMITPVNTKWEKYTGMSMKMYEQTVKKIKFQLQSQGFNNILDYSKDGAKKGFMQDTIHLGWAGWVKFDHQVSAFIENKQPAPNYKLNDAFLSTKWANLKPSTTNLDNFEQNYLK; encoded by the coding sequence ATGAGCAACCGTAAAAAGCTGTGGTCAATCTTTGGCCCGCTGATCGTGGCCATCCTAATGGTGATGGTGGTCTTTTTGCTCCCCTGGAAGTTTAATAACACCCCAGCAATCGAACAAAAGGCCGCCGATTCCTTATCCGCCACGGTCTTTAAAAACCGTAACCTCAAGGTGGCGGCCCTAAGTGACAAGAAGGCTAATTACGTGCCCTTCTTTGGTTCCAGTGAACTCGCCCGGATGGACCTCTTCCACCCGTCGGTAATGGCCGCTCGTTATCACGACTACAAGCCGTTTTTGTTTGGTTCCCGGGGAACGCAATCATTGCCCCAACTCTTTAACATGGCAATGATGAACAAGCAGCTCAAGAACCGCAAGGCCGTTTACATCATCTCGCCGCAGTGGTTCGTGAAGCAAGGGGTCTCCCCCCAGGCCTTTAAGTATTACAACGGCAACTTCGCCGATTACATGTGGCTTGAACAGGCGAACCCTAAGTCCCCTTACGATCGCTACACGGCCAGCCGCTTAGTGATCCTCTTAAACGACCAGGGCTTCGTCTCCAGCCTGGCTTACAAGATTGCCTCCGGAGAAGCCTTATCCGCCGCCGACCGGGCTAACCTCAAGGTCCGCTTGACCTTCTTGTCTCACGAAGACCAGCTCTTCTCGGGCTTCTTCTTGAACAACAACTACGGCAATAAGATTGCCCCGCAAATCACCCAGTTGCCACGCCAGTACAACTACCAAAAGTTGATGACGATGGCCAAGCAAATGCACGCCGAACAATCGACCAACAACCAGTTTGGGATCCTAAACCCCTTTTACTCCAAGCGCCTAAAGAAGAGCGTCAAGAACTTAAAGGGGGCCCAAAAGAACTTTACCTACCTGCAATCACCGGAATATAACGACCTAGAAGTGGTCTTAAAGCAGTTCCAAAAGAACAACACCGACGTGATTTTCATGATCACCCCGGTTAACACTAAGTGGGAAAAGTACACCGGTATGTCAATGAAGATGTACGAACAAACGGTCAAAAAGATCAAGTTCCAGTTGCAATCGCAAGGCTTTAACAACATCCTGGATTACTCCAAGGACGGGGCCAAGAAGGGCTTCATGCAGGATACGATCCACCTCGGCTGGGCCGGCTGGGTCAAGTTTGACCACCAGGTTTCGGCCTTCATCGAAAATAAGCAACCGGCGCCCAACTACAAGTTAAACGACGCCTTCTTATCAACTAAGTGGGCCAACTTGAAGCCAAGCACCACCAACCTCGATAACTTTGAACAGAATTACTTGAAGTAA
- a CDS encoding exonuclease SbcCD subunit D has product MRFLHTADWHVGKKLNGFDLLAEQHDAFLKINQLAKDYKVDAVVVAGDLYDRSVPSEEAVEELNKDLIQMNLKEGWPLLAVSGNHDSAVRLATGGDWFKATNFFMHTTVAQAIEEPVTLGDTQFFLLPFFGLQEVRNYFGDPEIRDLKTAMARIVTKMEEEFDPDRAHVLVAHFFAAGSSHTDSETQTEVGGLDAVPVDLMAPFDYVALGHLHNKNALQAPRVKYAGSPLKFSASEVNLDKGVWIVDTQPFNLQWVPLEPLHDLVKLTGSFDELATVEYASHYQEDDFFVIELTDTAPIPDLMNKLRHYYPKIIALSRVNKAADQSDLAAPAQDLENKDPLALLSDFYHQVTGEELSDNQRQWAKDALLAAQKEEEG; this is encoded by the coding sequence ATGAGGTTTCTACACACTGCCGATTGGCACGTTGGTAAAAAGTTGAATGGGTTCGATTTACTGGCCGAACAGCACGACGCCTTCTTAAAAATTAATCAATTAGCAAAGGATTATAAAGTTGATGCTGTGGTGGTCGCCGGGGACCTTTACGACCGCTCAGTTCCAAGCGAAGAGGCGGTCGAAGAGTTAAATAAAGACTTAATTCAAATGAATCTTAAGGAAGGTTGGCCACTCTTGGCGGTCTCGGGCAACCACGATTCGGCGGTCCGTTTAGCCACCGGGGGGGACTGGTTTAAGGCGACCAACTTCTTTATGCACACCACGGTCGCCCAGGCCATCGAAGAGCCGGTCACCCTGGGCGACACCCAGTTCTTCTTGCTGCCCTTTTTTGGCCTCCAGGAGGTACGTAATTACTTTGGTGACCCGGAGATCAGGGATTTGAAAACGGCAATGGCCCGGATCGTGACTAAGATGGAAGAAGAATTTGACCCGGACCGCGCCCACGTCTTGGTGGCCCACTTCTTTGCGGCCGGATCCAGCCACACCGATTCGGAAACCCAAACCGAGGTGGGGGGCCTCGATGCGGTACCGGTTGACCTGATGGCACCCTTTGATTACGTGGCGTTGGGCCACTTGCACAATAAAAACGCCCTTCAAGCACCGCGGGTTAAGTACGCCGGATCACCGCTCAAGTTTTCGGCGAGCGAGGTCAACCTCGATAAGGGCGTCTGGATCGTTGACACCCAGCCCTTTAACCTTCAGTGGGTCCCCTTAGAGCCGCTCCACGACCTAGTGAAGCTAACCGGCTCCTTTGACGAACTGGCAACGGTGGAGTACGCCAGCCACTACCAGGAGGACGACTTTTTTGTAATTGAGTTGACCGATACGGCGCCGATCCCGGATTTGATGAACAAGCTGCGCCACTACTACCCTAAAATCATTGCCCTTAGCCGGGTGAACAAGGCCGCTGACCAGAGTGATCTAGCGGCGCCCGCGCAGGACTTGGAAAACAAGGATCCGCTGGCCCTGTTGAGTGACTTTTACCACCAGGTAACCGGCGAAGAGTTAAGCGATAACCAGCGCCAGTGGGCCAAAGACGCCCTGCTAGCAGCCCAAAAGGAGGAGGAAGGATGA
- a CDS encoding AAA family ATPase, producing MKPLKLTMHYFGPYEDTTIDFTRFDASPLYLIAGDTGSGKTTIFDAMCVALYGNASNERRSAEMFRSDFATPKQVTEVTFLFEHKGVTYQVYRRPRQVLTMTRGKGEKQYDPKVSLVYPVGAENPRELTKITEVNQFVQDLLGVNASQFRQLIILPQGEVQRFLMADSKTKEEILTTLFQTQLYTNWVTKLDERAKSMRDQTQDITSQLKVLMGQVDGVSDQLELDQWQVAVGDLLTEKKAELRAVTEQVTTAQKAADQLQAQLTAERRLAEDHAALVSCETQQVELKERAPQIKRLADENEETAWAQQHQTAYHEWQAGTTKLADLTKQQAACEQKQAAVKVRVQELTQVAERLKEQEPAVQERQRQVANIREKLPLFEEVAALSKRLEKERRAQVEQERTVSDQTSALTKLQAELDRVDQELQAAPDLTQAAVTIATRVQQVVRWQQAVTALGEQAKELANQEQALRDLNAQLAEAKKTAQAAQADLKEKKKAHLAAMIATLASELEEGEACPICGSTTHPHVATAVQTGQEVTEVTLDAAQAKVTKAETTLATLTTRQANQDSQLEKGRATFQDELATLCQAVTSPAGDLEAATAAVAEAVAALDHDRQELQNAQAKETENQQRQVSLTKQIQAGQAKYQELQAAVNEGRLNVNQTQTELVNKQGQLPAELPDLASAERWLKEEEQALADFASQQTQNQDALSRAQTQLTQLTTTSQQLADSAKATAAEVDQRKRELTAALAERQAAWEVFERALARVPELAARQREVNDYRQRLASLADQRQRLVEQIAGRPKPDVEKTAGQLKKAQVKLDQLKGAVIEQGNALTRIKEIKQQVEKKAAKQGDTERQLRELSSLCALLKGQGGTQLGLQRYVQRHYFTEVLAVANQWLAKLTHGRYQMHLDGEADFKGRQNKNGLEIYADDDYAGKARKVQSLSGGESFLTALALALALGEVVQRHHGGVEIEALFVDEGFGSLDQDALGEALDTLQSLDGNRMIGIISHVTELEEQIPDQLQVIAENGRSKVKYHLATD from the coding sequence ATGAAACCACTCAAGTTAACGATGCACTACTTTGGGCCGTACGAAGACACCACGATTGACTTCACCAGGTTTGACGCTAGCCCGTTATACCTGATTGCCGGCGACACCGGGAGCGGGAAGACGACCATCTTTGACGCCATGTGCGTGGCCCTGTACGGCAACGCCTCCAACGAGCGCCGGTCGGCCGAAATGTTTCGCTCCGACTTTGCGACCCCCAAGCAGGTGACCGAGGTAACCTTCCTATTTGAACATAAGGGGGTCACCTACCAAGTCTACCGGCGGCCACGGCAAGTCCTGACGATGACCCGGGGCAAGGGGGAAAAGCAATACGACCCAAAGGTTTCGCTAGTGTACCCAGTTGGCGCTGAAAACCCCCGTGAGTTGACGAAGATCACCGAGGTCAATCAGTTCGTTCAGGACCTTTTGGGGGTCAACGCCAGTCAGTTCCGCCAGCTGATCATCCTGCCCCAGGGCGAGGTGCAACGCTTTTTAATGGCGGATTCCAAGACCAAAGAAGAGATCCTCACCACCCTCTTTCAAACCCAGCTCTACACCAACTGGGTCACGAAGCTGGATGAGCGCGCCAAAAGTATGCGTGATCAAACCCAAGACATCACCAGTCAGCTCAAGGTCCTGATGGGCCAAGTTGACGGGGTTAGCGACCAGCTAGAGCTCGACCAGTGGCAAGTGGCGGTCGGGGACCTGCTGACCGAAAAAAAGGCGGAGCTAAGGGCGGTTACCGAACAAGTAACCACGGCACAAAAAGCGGCCGACCAGTTGCAAGCCCAGTTGACCGCGGAACGGCGCTTGGCCGAGGACCACGCTGCGTTAGTTTCCTGTGAAACGCAACAAGTGGAGCTTAAAGAACGGGCGCCGCAAATTAAACGCTTGGCCGACGAAAACGAAGAAACGGCGTGGGCCCAACAACACCAAACGGCATACCACGAGTGGCAAGCCGGGACGACCAAACTGGCGGACCTCACCAAGCAGCAAGCGGCGTGTGAACAAAAACAAGCCGCGGTTAAGGTGCGGGTGCAAGAATTGACCCAAGTGGCCGAACGGTTAAAGGAACAAGAACCGGCCGTCCAAGAACGCCAACGCCAAGTGGCCAACATTCGAGAGAAGCTCCCCCTCTTTGAAGAGGTGGCCGCCCTAAGTAAGCGGCTGGAAAAAGAGCGCCGGGCCCAAGTTGAACAAGAACGGACGGTTAGTGACCAAACGAGCGCCCTGACTAAGTTACAGGCCGAGTTAGACCGGGTGGATCAGGAACTCCAAGCCGCTCCCGACCTGACCCAAGCGGCGGTTACGATTGCCACCAGGGTCCAACAAGTAGTCCGCTGGCAACAGGCAGTGACCGCCCTCGGGGAGCAAGCCAAGGAGCTGGCCAACCAGGAGCAAGCCCTGCGTGACCTAAACGCTCAGCTTGCCGAGGCTAAAAAAACCGCCCAAGCCGCTCAAGCGGACCTTAAAGAAAAGAAGAAGGCCCACCTCGCCGCCATGATTGCAACCCTGGCTAGCGAGCTGGAGGAAGGGGAGGCCTGCCCGATTTGCGGGAGTACCACCCACCCCCACGTCGCCACGGCGGTGCAAACGGGCCAGGAAGTAACCGAGGTAACGCTAGATGCGGCCCAGGCGAAAGTGACCAAGGCGGAAACGACCCTGGCGACTTTAACCACGCGGCAAGCGAACCAAGACAGCCAGCTAGAAAAGGGACGGGCAACTTTCCAAGACGAATTGGCAACGCTTTGCCAAGCCGTGACAAGCCCAGCGGGTGACCTGGAGGCAGCCACGGCGGCCGTGGCCGAAGCCGTCGCGGCGCTGGACCACGACCGCCAGGAATTGCAAAACGCCCAAGCTAAGGAAACGGAAAACCAGCAACGCCAGGTAAGCCTGACCAAGCAGATCCAGGCGGGGCAAGCAAAGTACCAGGAACTGCAAGCAGCGGTCAATGAAGGGCGCCTGAACGTCAACCAAACCCAAACCGAGTTAGTTAACAAGCAGGGCCAGTTGCCCGCCGAACTGCCGGACCTGGCGAGTGCCGAGCGGTGGCTAAAGGAAGAGGAACAGGCGTTAGCGGACTTTGCCAGCCAGCAAACGCAAAACCAGGACGCCCTTAGTCGGGCCCAAACCCAATTAACCCAACTGACCACCACGAGCCAGCAGCTAGCGGACAGCGCCAAAGCGACCGCAGCCGAAGTGGACCAACGCAAGCGGGAACTAACGGCGGCCCTAGCAGAACGCCAAGCAGCGTGGGAGGTCTTTGAACGGGCCCTGGCCCGCGTTCCGGAACTGGCGGCCCGCCAAAGGGAGGTCAACGACTACCGTCAACGGCTGGCGAGCCTGGCCGACCAGCGCCAACGGTTGGTGGAACAAATCGCCGGCCGGCCCAAGCCGGACGTGGAAAAGACGGCGGGGCAGTTGAAGAAAGCCCAGGTGAAGTTGGACCAGCTCAAAGGGGCGGTGATTGAACAAGGCAACGCCCTGACGCGGATCAAGGAAATTAAACAACAAGTCGAAAAAAAGGCGGCTAAGCAGGGCGACACCGAGCGCCAACTGCGGGAACTTTCCAGCCTGTGCGCCCTACTCAAGGGGCAGGGCGGGACCCAGTTAGGCTTGCAGCGGTATGTCCAACGCCACTACTTTACCGAGGTCTTGGCGGTCGCTAACCAGTGGCTAGCTAAGTTAACCCACGGTCGCTACCAAATGCACCTGGATGGGGAAGCCGACTTTAAGGGGCGGCAGAACAAAAACGGGTTGGAAATTTACGCCGACGATGACTACGCCGGCAAAGCGCGCAAGGTGCAAAGCCTGTCGGGGGGTGAGAGCTTCTTGACCGCCCTGGCGCTGGCGTTGGCCCTCGGGGAAGTCGTTCAGCGCCACCATGGGGGCGTTGAAATCGAAGCCCTCTTCGTTGACGAAGGGTTCGGCTCCCTAGATCAAGACGCCCTGGGTGAAGCCCTGGATACCTTGCAAAGCCTTGACGGCAACCGAATGATTGGGATCATCAGCCACGTGACCGAGCTGGAGGAGCAGATCCCCGATCAGTTACAGGTGATCGCGGAGAATGGGCGCAGCAAGGTTAAATATCACCTGGCAACGGACTAA
- the dltA gene encoding D-alanine--poly(phosphoribitol) ligase subunit DltA — MVQNIIQEIDRIAQAQPDFPAFDELGTIHSYGDLYHYSNALAAWLDQQNLPANSPILIYGDHQFEMMASFIGCLKAGHAYIPVETDSALPRVKSILTTAAPQMVLAVDDFPADELDFAGTVVNHDQLVDLLHQEVDYQLDHFVDGDDLFYILFTSGTTGSPKGVEITHTNICSFASWMVSDAFNLPHNQTFLGQPPFSFDLSNMYWLPALLTGSTIKALPRTVVQNFGQLFTVVPKLGVSVYVSTPSFVDMLLLSPDFNQEKMPELKYFLFCGEELTVSTAKRLFTNFPDAHIFNTYGPTEAAVAITSVEITKEMVATAKRLPIGYDKPNVTTSIWDDGKEVTEPNVHGEIIIAGESVAPGYMNNPEKTAANFFKLNGVQAYRTGDAGYIDEDGMRHIIGRMDFQIKLHGFRIELDEVRSSLELSQYVKQAVAVPKYAKDGKVSHLIAYIIAKDNDFADDKALTKAIRADLKDQIMDYMMPTQFVYVDSFPTSANGKIAVKQMIAEANE; from the coding sequence TTGGTACAAAACATTATTCAAGAAATTGACCGGATCGCCCAAGCGCAACCGGACTTCCCCGCCTTCGATGAGCTGGGGACTATCCACTCCTACGGCGATCTTTACCACTACTCTAATGCGCTAGCGGCGTGGTTAGACCAACAAAACTTACCCGCTAACAGCCCAATTTTGATTTACGGTGACCACCAGTTTGAAATGATGGCTTCCTTCATCGGTTGCTTAAAGGCCGGTCACGCCTACATCCCGGTGGAAACCGATTCGGCCCTGCCGCGGGTCAAGTCCATCTTAACGACCGCCGCACCGCAAATGGTGCTGGCCGTCGATGACTTCCCGGCTGACGAACTTGACTTTGCTGGCACCGTGGTCAACCACGACCAGTTAGTCGACCTGCTCCACCAAGAAGTCGACTACCAACTGGATCACTTCGTTGACGGCGACGACCTGTTTTACATCCTCTTCACGTCCGGGACGACCGGGTCACCCAAGGGGGTTGAAATCACCCACACCAACATCTGCTCCTTTGCCAGTTGGATGGTGTCTGACGCCTTCAACCTCCCCCACAACCAAACCTTCCTCGGCCAGCCGCCGTTTTCCTTTGACCTGTCGAACATGTACTGGCTACCAGCGCTGTTGACCGGGTCAACGATCAAGGCCCTGCCACGGACGGTGGTCCAAAACTTTGGCCAACTCTTTACGGTCGTGCCAAAGTTAGGCGTTTCGGTTTACGTTTCGACCCCGTCCTTTGTCGACATGCTCTTGTTGTCCCCGGACTTCAACCAAGAGAAGATGCCGGAACTCAAGTACTTCCTCTTCTGCGGGGAAGAACTGACCGTTTCGACGGCCAAGCGCTTGTTTACAAACTTCCCGGACGCCCATATCTTTAACACTTACGGGCCAACCGAAGCGGCCGTCGCCATTACCAGCGTGGAAATCACCAAGGAAATGGTTGCTACGGCCAAGCGCCTGCCGATCGGCTACGACAAGCCCAACGTCACCACTTCCATCTGGGACGATGGCAAGGAAGTGACCGAGCCAAACGTTCACGGTGAAATCATCATCGCCGGCGAGTCGGTAGCCCCCGGCTACATGAACAACCCGGAAAAAACAGCGGCTAACTTCTTCAAGCTCAACGGGGTCCAAGCTTACCGGACTGGGGACGCCGGCTACATCGATGAAGACGGGATGCGCCACATCATCGGGCGGATGGACTTCCAAATCAAGCTCCACGGTTTCCGGATCGAACTAGACGAGGTTCGCTCCAGCCTTGAGCTTAGCCAGTACGTTAAGCAAGCCGTCGCCGTACCAAAGTACGCTAAGGACGGCAAGGTTTCCCACCTGATCGCCTACATCATCGCCAAGGATAACGACTTTGCAGACGACAAGGCGCTGACCAAGGCGATCCGGGCCGACTTAAAGGATCAGATCATGGACTACATGATGCCGACCCAGTTCGTCTACGTGGATTCCTTCCCGACCTCGGCCAACGGTAAGATTGCGGTTAAGCAAATGATCGCGGAGGCTAACGAGTAA
- a CDS encoding aldo/keto reductase encodes MQAEVEFGHSGVVATPLGLGANAVGGYNLFPQLNDEQGLSVARAALDHGIHLIDTAYVYGLGHSETLIGEAIQDYDRYSFALASKGAHDYSTGDRVINNHPDFLTQQVEKSLQRLGTDYLDIFYIHYPDQDTPKAEAVGALQRLKEAGKIRAIGLSNFSLAQVKEANADGYVDVVEDEFSLLHQQNARDLMPYLKEQGISFVPYFPLASGLLTGKYNQATSFPADDIRSTMADFREPRFGKIRGALAVVRTIAASHGATVSQVVLAWYMQNPLITAVIPGAKQPDQVVQNAAALQLELTSSEYQIIEEAFAGFK; translated from the coding sequence ATGCAAGCAGAAGTTGAGTTTGGGCACTCCGGGGTGGTCGCAACGCCCCTCGGTTTAGGGGCTAACGCCGTGGGCGGGTACAACCTCTTTCCCCAGTTGAATGATGAGCAAGGCCTTAGCGTGGCCCGGGCCGCCCTGGATCACGGGATCCACTTGATCGACACGGCTTACGTCTACGGGCTGGGCCACTCCGAAACCCTAATTGGCGAGGCGATTCAAGACTACGACCGTTACTCCTTTGCCCTCGCTAGTAAGGGTGCCCACGATTATTCGACCGGCGACCGGGTCATCAACAACCACCCGGACTTTTTGACCCAGCAGGTCGAAAAAAGCCTCCAGCGCCTGGGCACCGACTACTTAGACATCTTTTATATCCACTACCCCGACCAAGACACCCCCAAGGCCGAGGCGGTCGGTGCTTTGCAGCGGCTCAAAGAAGCGGGGAAGATTCGGGCGATTGGCCTGTCGAACTTCTCCTTGGCGCAGGTCAAAGAGGCCAACGCCGATGGTTACGTCGACGTGGTGGAAGACGAGTTTTCCCTCCTCCACCAGCAAAACGCCCGCGACCTAATGCCCTACTTAAAGGAGCAGGGGATCTCCTTTGTCCCTTACTTCCCGCTAGCTTCGGGCCTGTTGACCGGTAAGTACAACCAGGCGACCAGCTTCCCGGCCGATGACATCCGCAGCACGATGGCCGATTTTAGGGAGCCCCGCTTTGGGAAAATCCGCGGCGCCCTAGCGGTGGTCCGGACAATTGCCGCTAGCCACGGGGCCACGGTCAGTCAGGTCGTCTTGGCCTGGTATATGCAAAACCCACTCATCACCGCCGTCATTCCCGGCGCCAAGCAACCGGACCAGGTCGTCCAAAACGCCGCGGCGCTCCAACTGGAACTGACGTCCAGCGAATACCAAATCATCGAAGAGGCCTTTGCGGGCTTTAAATAA